A stretch of DNA from Streptomyces venezuelae:
GTCCTTGTTCGGGCCCCACCACTTCTGCTGCACGGCGGCGGCGGAGTGCTGCTGCGCCGCGGTCGTCAGGGCCTGGTTGACGGTGAGTGCGGGCAGGCCCCGCCGTGTGCGCTCGGCATTGATGAGGCAGATCACGGCGTTGCGTGAGGCGCTGTCGTTGCTGCTGCTCGGGGCTCGGTTGGAAGCGGAAACGCTGCATGTGACGGCCGTCGCCGGTGGTGCCGTGACCGGTACCAGTACGGCCGACAGGACGCCGGCCACGGCGAGGCCGCGGGCGGTTCCGGTGAGGGTGAGCGAAGGGTGCCTGTTCAAGGAGGTCCACCTCCCGCGGACACGGACAGGGGTTTCCGGCAGCGGATGCCGGCAGCGGATGCCGGCAGTGGATACCGGCATGGTTTCCGGCAAGGGAGGTGCCACGGCAACGCATGGTGCGGCACGTGGCACGGCCCGCCCCTGTGGCTTCTCCTCCAGGCTGCCATCCGAGGCCGCGACCCGCCATCCGGGCCCGCCCCGCACCGGCCCCCTCACGGCTGAGCGGTGAAGACCTTCCCCGGATTGAGGATGCCCGCCGGGTCCCAGACCCGCTTGATGCCCCGGTGCAGGTCCAGGACCCCCGGACCGAGCTCGGACACCAGCCCGCGCATCTTGAGCAGGCCCACCCCGTGCTCGCCGGTGACCGTGCCGCCGAGGGCGACCGCCTCCTCGACGATGGTCTCGAACACCTCCCGCC
This window harbors:
- a CDS encoding CAP domain-containing protein — encoded protein: MNRHPSLTLTGTARGLAVAGVLSAVLVPVTAPPATAVTCSVSASNRAPSSSNDSASRNAVICLINAERTRRGLPALTVNQALTTAAQQHSAAAVQQKWWGPNKDSHRNPQTGSTPLSRIRGAGYCPNPRSWGVAEITYNGWGGSGTPKAAVNWWTNVSTWGHRERVLDPSMREIGAWAQPGAADPAGAGASQAGTYVVTFGHCRQ